A window of the Methyloprofundus sp. genome harbors these coding sequences:
- a CDS encoding membrane-bound lytic murein transglycosylase D: MQNFKHLGVISSAILLLITQGCSWQKSIDSEPKYPAAALTATPHPSSIIVSKSIAADDSWQYLISLFAIPEVNNARIDREIAWFKKHPEYIAKIQTRAEPYLYNIIKEVEAKGLPGEFALLPAVESGFRAHAYSHARAAGLWQFIPSTGRLYGLEQNWWYDGRRDVYASTEAATSYLKKLGGVYDNDWLLALASYNAGMGTVSRAMRRNKRNNKPTNYWVLNLPKETQAYVPRLLALAHVFKHAEKYGISLKTQAHKPAFLAVNINSQLDLNTAAKLSEISLKELFHLNPGFNRAYTPPQGPHRILIPIDNAELFKENLAKLPQHERIQWQRHKVKSGENLGSIARRYKTKTSVIREVNHLKNNNIRAGAYLLIPASRHKIANNPFLLANNTNPSNKHPTYTVRKGDSLWSIARKKNVRSKDIARWNRIGLKTPLQLGQKLVIKKKTTGKPQYKRRTGSTQSIHYTVRSGDSLYSISEKFNVSIHDLRKWNANKLGKYLQLGQKLKVKVDVTRPTT, encoded by the coding sequence ATGCAAAACTTCAAGCATTTGGGGGTTATTAGTAGCGCAATACTCCTTCTTATCACTCAAGGCTGTAGCTGGCAAAAATCTATTGATTCTGAGCCGAAATACCCTGCCGCTGCTTTAACAGCAACACCACACCCTAGCTCAATTATTGTTTCCAAATCAATAGCCGCTGATGATAGCTGGCAATACCTTATTTCCCTGTTTGCCATTCCTGAAGTCAATAACGCTCGGATTGATCGTGAAATAGCATGGTTCAAAAAACACCCTGAATATATAGCAAAAATTCAAACTCGTGCTGAACCCTACCTCTATAACATTATTAAAGAAGTTGAAGCCAAAGGTTTACCTGGTGAGTTCGCCTTATTACCTGCGGTGGAAAGTGGCTTTAGAGCGCATGCATACTCACATGCCCGAGCAGCTGGCTTATGGCAGTTTATTCCTTCCACTGGCAGGCTCTATGGCTTGGAACAAAACTGGTGGTACGATGGTCGCCGTGATGTTTATGCCTCCACAGAAGCAGCAACCAGTTATCTGAAAAAACTAGGGGGGGTTTATGATAACGACTGGTTACTCGCTCTAGCTTCTTATAATGCGGGCATGGGCACGGTCAGCCGCGCCATGAGGCGTAATAAGCGCAATAACAAACCGACTAATTACTGGGTCTTGAATTTACCAAAAGAAACCCAAGCATATGTACCAAGGCTACTGGCTCTGGCTCACGTCTTCAAGCATGCAGAGAAGTATGGCATTAGCTTAAAAACGCAAGCACACAAACCTGCTTTTTTAGCCGTCAATATCAATTCCCAGCTTGATTTAAACACCGCAGCCAAACTTTCTGAAATTTCCCTTAAAGAATTATTTCATTTAAACCCAGGCTTCAATCGCGCCTATACGCCACCGCAAGGTCCACACAGGATCTTAATCCCGATAGATAATGCAGAATTATTTAAAGAAAATTTAGCCAAACTGCCTCAGCATGAGCGTATCCAATGGCAACGCCATAAAGTTAAGTCAGGGGAAAACCTAGGCAGCATAGCCCGGCGCTATAAAACCAAAACCAGTGTTATTCGCGAGGTTAATCACCTCAAAAATAACAATATTCGTGCAGGTGCCTATTTATTAATCCCTGCCTCACGCCATAAAATTGCCAATAACCCTTTTCTGCTAGCTAATAATACCAATCCATCTAACAAACACCCTACTTACACCGTTAGAAAAGGCGATAGTTTATGGTCAATTGCCAGAAAGAAAAATGTACGCAGTAAAGATATCGCTCGTTGGAATCGCATTGGTTTAAAAACACCGCTACAGTTAGGACAGAAATTAGTTATTAAGAAAAAAACAACGGGCAAACCACAATACAAGCGTCGTACCGGCAGCACTCAGTCAATTCATTACACAGTGCGTTCGGGGGATTCTTTATATTCTATCTCAGAAAAGTTCAATGTCAGTATTCATGATTTACGTAAGTGGAATGCCAATAAACTGGGCAAATATTTACAGCTGGGGCAGAAATTGAAAGTCAAAGTAGATGTTACCCGCCCTACAACTTAG
- a CDS encoding tRNA(fMet)-specific endonuclease VapC (type II toxin-antitoxin system toxin) has protein sequence MYLLDSNVCIHLLNNRHSQIEKHFRRSSPSEIALCSIVKAELIFGARHSKRVEANLQLLKYFFEPLSSLAFDDRCAEEYGVIRADLSAQGKVIEPNDLLIAAIARANDVVLVTHNTKEFSRITGLRLEDWQE, from the coding sequence ATGTATCTGCTTGACTCCAACGTGTGTATTCACCTGTTAAATAATCGCCATTCACAAATTGAAAAGCACTTTCGTCGCTCTTCGCCCTCTGAAATTGCTTTATGTAGTATTGTTAAAGCAGAGTTGATTTTTGGTGCCCGACATAGTAAAAGAGTAGAAGCTAACCTGCAACTACTCAAGTACTTTTTTGAGCCGCTCAGTAGTCTTGCATTTGACGACCGATGTGCAGAGGAATATGGAGTAATACGTGCAGATTTAAGTGCTCAAGGGAAAGTTATTGAGCCTAATGATCTATTGATAGCAGCGATAGCGAGAGCAAATGATGTTGTTTTAGTAACACATAATACAAAAGAGTTTTCTCGTATTACGGGGCTACGATTAGAAGATTGGCAAGAGTGA
- a CDS encoding mxaD protein: MKKISLLAFFLFLFSTVSYAHGPVRGKMTATVDIEAPADEVWDIIKNFDDMSWLPPVVETEAEGGNKKGATRVLTLAGGGTVTEFLKKYDAKKMSYTYKITDMSVAKTIQHSGQDEDVPVIAVDNYQGKLTVKKKGDSTVVVWVATYYRGYMNNNPPVELNEETADEQVTAILKAGLTSLLHKFEPNTLPTAITFTMKR; the protein is encoded by the coding sequence ATGAAAAAAATCTCTTTACTCGCGTTTTTCTTGTTTTTATTTAGTACTGTTTCATACGCGCATGGTCCTGTTAGAGGGAAAATGACAGCGACTGTTGATATTGAAGCTCCGGCAGATGAAGTGTGGGATATTATCAAAAATTTTGATGATATGTCATGGCTCCCCCCTGTTGTTGAGACGGAAGCTGAGGGCGGTAATAAAAAAGGTGCTACGCGTGTTTTGACCCTAGCGGGCGGTGGTACTGTGACAGAATTTCTTAAAAAGTATGATGCGAAAAAAATGTCATACACGTACAAAATTACGGATATGAGTGTTGCTAAAACAATTCAGCATTCTGGTCAAGATGAGGATGTGCCTGTTATAGCGGTTGATAACTACCAAGGTAAATTGACAGTTAAGAAGAAAGGCGATAGCACTGTTGTGGTGTGGGTTGCGACTTATTACCGTGGCTATATGAATAATAATCCTCCGGTAGAGTTAAACGAAGAAACAGCTGATGAGCAAGTGACTGCTATTTTAAAAGCAGGTTTGACAAGTTTGTTACATAAATTTGAGCCAAACACATTACCTACAGCAATTACGTTTACTATGAAAAGGTAA